A region of the Streptomyces sp. NBC_00442 genome:
GGTCGTCGGTGAGGCGGTCGACGGCCGCGAGGCGGTGGCCCAGGTGCAGGCGCTCCGCCCCGACGTGGTCCTGATGGACATCCGCATGCCCCACATGAACGGCATCGAGGCGACGCGGGAGATCGTCGCGGCGGACGACTCGTCGAAGGTGCTCGTCCTGACCACGTTCGACCTCGACGAGTACGTGTACCAGGCGCTGCGGGCCGGTGCGTCCGGCTTCCTCCTGAAGGACGCATCCGCGCGTCAACTCGCCGAGGGGGTAAGGGTGGTGGCGTCCGGGGAGGCGCTGCTCGCGCCCTCGGTGACGCGGCGCCTGATCAACGAGTTCGCGCGGGTCCTGCCGGCGCAGCGGGGTGGCTCCGCCGGGGTGGGGCAGGTGGAGGAGCTCACGGATCGTGAGACGGAGGTGCTCGTCCTGATCGCTCAGGGGTTGTCCAACCAGGAGATCGCGGAGCGGCTGGTTGTGGCGGAGTCGACGATCAAGACGCACGTCAGTCGGGTGCTGGTGAAACTTGGTCTCCGTGACCGTACGCAGGCGGCGGTCTACGCCTACGAAACCCGCCTGGTAACCCCGTCCTGACCCCAACCCCCCGGGGCTCCGCCCCAGACCTCGTATCGCGCCTTAGGGGTCATCTCATGTGGATGAGTGGGCTGTCGGCTGTCGGCTGTCGGCTGTGGCGGGGGCGGAGCCGCCGGGCCGGGTTCGCCGTCCGGGCGGCGGGCGCAAGCGGGTGGCCGAGGTGGATCCAAAACTGCGGCCCGCGCTGGTGGCGCTGGTCGAGCCGGACATGCGTGGGGATCCGATATCGCCACCGAGATGGACGACGAAGTCCCCCCGCGGACCCGCCGACCAGCTCACCGGGCAGGGCCAGCGCATCTCGGCGGACACCGTCGCGACCTGCTGCGGGAAGAGGGATCCGGCCTCCAGGCCAACGCCAAGACCCTCAAGTGAATCCGAGCGGGCTCATCTCGACCGGCCAGGTGGTCGAGAACCGGCAGCGGCTCACTGCGTGGGCTCGCGATTGTAGAGCTTCTTGGCCCACATGTAGCCCCCCAGGGCGATCAGGGCGCACCAGCCGACGGCGAGAATCGCGTTGTTGCCGATCGGTGTGCCCATCAGCAGCCCGCGCAGGGTCTCGATGAACGGGGTGAACGGCTGGTAGTCGGCGAACCATCTGAGCCCGGCGGGCATCGAGTCGGTGGGGACGAATCCACTGCCCATCATCGGCAGGATCATCAGTGGCGTCAGCATGTTGCTCGCGGTCGCGACGCTCTTGGCCATCAGGGCCAGCGCGACCGACAGCCAGGTGAGCGCGAGGATGATCAGCACGAGCACGCCGATCACGCCGAGCCATCGACCGAAGTCCGCGGTGGGCTCGAAGCCCACCAGCAGGGCGGCGCCGGTCACGATGGTCATGCTCAGCAGCGTCTGGGCCAGGCTGCCCAGCACGTGGCCGGTGAGCACCGAGACCCGGGCGATGGCCATGGTGCGGAACCGGGCGACGATGCCCTCGGTCATGTCAATGGCCACCGAGATCGCGGTGCCCTGGGCCGCGGTGGCCGCGGTCATCAGGATGACGCCGGGGACGACGTAGTTCACGTAGGTGTCCCGGCCGCCCGACGGCCCGCCGAGACCGCTGCCGAGGATGCCGCCGAGAACGTAGACGAACAGCAGCAGGAAGACCACTGGGACCCCAGCGGCGGTGAGGGTGAGCGTCGGGTACCGCAGCATGTGCCGCAACTGGCGACGCAGCATGGTCGCCGAGTCGGTGAAGGCCTGGCCGGCGGTGCTCATCGGGCGGGCTCCTGTTCCGTGACGGGGTTGCCCGTCAGTGCGAAGAAGACATCGTCGAGATCGGGGGTGTGGACCTGGAGTTCATCCACGGTCAGCGAGGCGCGGTCGAGCCAGTCAAGGAGTGCGCGCAGCGACCGGACGTCGCCCCGGTCGGCAATCTGAAGAGTGAGTGACTCATCGTTGCGGGACACCACGTCCAGGGTCCGGGCCGCGTAGGCGTGGCCGTGGGCGTCGGCGAAGCGCAGGGTGATGTGGCCGCCGCCGACCTGCCGCTTGAGATCCTCTGCCGTGCCCTGGGCGACGATCTTTCCCTGGTGCAACACCGCGATGCGGTCGGCGAGTTGGTCGGCCTCTTCGAGGTACTGCGTGGTGAGGAAGATCGTGACGCCTTCGTCGGTGACCAGGCCGCGGATGATCTCCCACATGGTCCGCCTGCTGCGCGGGTCCAGCCCGGTGGTCGGCTCGTCGAGGAAGATCACCCGCGGTCGGCCGACCAGGGTCATCGCGAGGTCCAGCCGGCGGCGCATCCCGCCGGAGTACGTCACCGCGGGCTTGCGGGCCGCGTCCATCAGGTCGAATCGCGCCAGCAGTTCGGTGGCGCGATTCCGCCGTTCCCTCCGGGGCAGGCGGTGCAGGTCGGCCATCAGCAGCAGGTTCTCCTCGCCGGTGAGGAAGCCGTCGATCGCGGAGAACTGGCCGGTGACGCCGATCGCGGCACGGACCGCGTCCGGATCACGGACCACGTCGTGGCCGGCGACCCGCATCTCCCCGGCGTCGGCGCGGATGAGCGTGGACAGGATCTGCACCGTCGTCGTCTTGCCCGCGCCGTTCGGCCCGAGTAGCGCGAAGACCGAACCTGCGGGGATGTCCAGGTCGATGCCGCTCAGCACCACGTGGTCGCCGTACGCCTTGCGTACCGCGGCCGCCGAGAGTGCTGGGGGACCGAGATTGGTGGTCATGGGTTCCGCTTCCGTCGTTGAGCTCCGACTGATCTTCACGTCTCGACAATAGTTGCGTTGCATATGCCAATTCGTCAATCGTATCCACGTCAAGCAACGGCATAACTCCAGGTGGGAAAGGCAAATCGTTGCATGGTCGGTGCCATCTAATGCAACGGAGAGCGTTGCATTAAGCTGGTTCGGACATCGAACAAGGGAGGACACCTGGATGCCCGGCGACCGACTCACGCTCCAGGACCGTCAGCGGATCGCCGCTGGGCTGCACGAGGGGCTGACCTACGCCGCCATCGGCCGCCGCACCGGGCGGCCGACCTCGACCATCACCCGCGAGGTGATGCGCAATGGCGGGCCGCGCGGCTACCACGCCGAGGCGGCGCACCAAGCGGGCGCGGGCCGGGCGCGTCAGCACAGGCCCCCTGCGCCGGTGACCTCTCCGGGAACGGCCGGCCTGGGCGGGCGCGATCCACGGATCGTGGACGAGGTGGGCGCGCAGAGCGTGGAGCTGATGATTCAGGCCGGGCTTCCGCAGATGATGGCCAAGGTGCTCGCCGCGCTGTTCACCACCGACAGCGGCAGCCTCACCTCCGCGGACCTCGTTCGACGCCTGCGGATCAGTCCCGCCTCCGTCTCCAAGGCCATCGGCTACCTGGAGAACCAGGCACTCATCAAGCGCGAGCGCGATCTCCGCAGCCGGGCCGAGCGCTACGTCGTCGAAGACGACGCGGTCTTCACATCCATCATGGCCGGCGCGCGCAACCAGACCCGGATCGCCGAAGCCTGCGCGGCCGGAGCCCGGAAGCTCGGCGTCACCACCCCCGCCGGTGCCCGACTGGAGAACACGAACCAGTTCCTCCGCCACGTCATCGACGACCTGGTCCGCTCGGCCGAGCACTGGCACACGGTCTACTCCACCCACCCTCGACCGACATCCGAAACCGACTGAGCGGGCCACGCCGGCCGCAGGTCTCGCCGCATCGCCTCCGTCACGATCGTGTGAGACGTCCCGCGAACTCCCCTGAGCCTCACTGGGTCCCTGCCCTGATGTCCAAGGCCCCGGCGCCACTCGCCCGTCCCCGGAAGGTGCGTGTTTCCCGTTTCCTCTTCGGCTGCTGAACGCGGCTTGCGGGGCCAAGAGGTCGCGCAGATAGGCATGTGCTGTGCTCATGGACGGCGGTGCGGGCGTTCGTCCCAGCGGTGAGTCGTCCATGACTGTCGGATGAGGCTACGCACGGTGATGATCGTGTCGGCGAGGTCGGAGAAGGCGTCGATGACGGTGGCCCGGCGCTCGTAGCAGCGGGCGAGGCGGTGGAAGGCGTTCTGTCAGGAGTGCGTGCGCTCCACGTGCCACCTCTGGCTCGCCTGGATCGGCGCCTTCTCGCCTTTGTGCGCGATCCGGCCGTGCGGGCCGCGTTCGCCGAGCAGGGCGCGGGTCTTGTCGGAGTCGTAGCCGGCGTCCAGGTGGACGGTGATGTCGGCGGGTAACGGTCCGAGGTCGTTCAGGCGGTCCAGGGTCGGGGCGAGCAGCGGGGATTCATGTCGGTTGGCCCCGGACAGGACGCGGCCCAGCGGAATGCCGTAACCATCCGTCATGCCCGAGCGCTTCAGGCCATGCTTGCCGCGGTCGACCGTGGAACGCCCGGCCACCTCGCCGCCCCCGGGGGCTTGGGTGATGGCGCCGTCGACGGCGATCTGGTCCAAGACGAGGCCGACGATTCGGTCGTAGGACTCCAGCGCGATGTTCTTGAGCCGGGCGAAGACGCCGAGCCGGATCCACTCGTCGCGGCGGTTGCGGATCGTGGTGGCCGAACAGGTCGTGTCGGCGATCGCCTGCTAGGAGCAGCCGAACCGCAGGAGCCGCAGCAGCTTGTCGAACACGATCCGGTCCTTGATGCGCGGGCGGTGGCAGCGCAGGGGATGGTCCGGGTGATGGCGCGGCCGCTCCGGAAGCAGAGCGGCGAATTGGTCCCACAGTGGTTGGGTCGGCCATGCCGGCAGTACGGGCACCAACCTTCCAAGTGATCAAGGTATGTCAGCCTCTTGATTGAGGCCGTTGACAGGCTGCGTCGAACTCGGCCCATGCCGTCCACGCTGTCTGTGCCTCACGGGGGTGCTCGGCGGCTTGTCGACCCGGCATGGTGCATGAATGCGTGACTGCCCCGGGGGAGGGCAGGGCTTCTCGGGCTGCCCTCCCCCGGGGTGCGGTCAGGCGGACTCGGTGGGAAGGCCCGCCTCCACCCAGTCCTGGATGCCCTCACGGTACTTGCGGACATTGGTGTATCCGAGAGCGGTGAGCCGGTCGGCGACCTGTCCACTGTTGGGGCACGCCGGGTTGGAGCAGTAGGTGACGATCGCTGCGTCGCGGTCGGGGAGCAGGGCGGACGCCTGGGCCTCCACGTCGGCCAGGACCAGTTCGAGTGCGCCAGGAAGGTGCTGCTTGGCGTAGTACTCGCCGCCCAGAGTGTCGACGACGGTCACACTGCCCGCGTCCGTGGCTGCCTTCAGCTCGTCTCGTGTGATGAGTGCGGTCATGCCCCTACCTTTCAAGAATCGGACTATAGTCCGGTTGTGGCTCACGACAATAACGGACCGCAGTCCGATTCCGCAATGCTGCTGGAACTCCTGCGCACCCCGCCGCCCAAAGAGCAAGAACGCTCGGCACGCAACCGTGCCGCCGTGCTGGAGGCGGCCGCGCGGCTGTTCGCCGAGCACGGGGTGGAAGCGGTCTCCATGGACCAGGTGGCCGAGGCCGCCGGTGTCGGCAAGGGCACCCTGTACCGCCGCTTCGGCGACAAGTCCGGGCTGGCCGCCGCACTCCTTGACGCCCGAGAACGCGTACTGCAAGAGGCGATCCTGTATGGACCGCCACCGCTTGGCCCTGGAGCCGCCGCCGAGGAGCGGCTCACCGCGTTCGTCGACGCCTATGTCGACTACCTGCTGGAGAATCTGGCTCTCATCCGTACCTCGGAGACCGCCGCGGTCGGCGCCCGGTACCGGATCGGGGCCTACCGGTTCTGGCACCGCCACACAGCGATCCTGCTGGTCACCACACCCGACCCCGAACACACCGCCCACGCCTTGCTCGCCGCGCTGGCCGCCGAACACGTGGCCGCGCTCCTTCCGGAACTCGGCGAACAGCGGATCCGAGCCGGCCTCATTCGCCTCGCCCGCTCGGCGATGCAACCCCCCAGCCCGTAGGGCAGGGGCCGAGTCGTGGACCCACACCTATCCGCGCGACCTCTAAGAAGTCATCTCATTTGGTGAGTCTGCGCTAGCGGATGAGGGCGCAGGCGATGCTGGTGAAGGCGAGGAAGTGGTCGGCTGCGCGGAGCGGGCACGGTCCGCACACGAGGGCGGGGTCAAGGGGCGCGGGGAACTGTGCGCGAGGCCACGCACGGGTCCGGTGTTCCTTCAGGGCCGCCGGGCACCGGCAGCCGGCACTGCCCGACTTCAGCCAGATACTCACTCATCGCATCCCGGTTGCGGATGAGCACATCGATCCGCTCGGTGAGCCGGTCCCGCTCGGCGCCGAGCAAGGCCAGCATCTCCGGTGTCGCATCGGGAAAGTGGATCGATCGAGGTTTGTCCAGGCAGGGAAGGATCTGCTTGATGATGCGCGTGGGAAGCCCCGCATCCAGCAGCCCGCGGATCTGGTTGACCCGGTCCACGTAGCGGTCGTCGTACTCCCGATACCCGTTCGCGGCCCGGTCCGGGACGATCAGCCCCTGCTCCTCGTAGTAGCGGAGCAACCGGCGCGACGCACCCGTCAGTCGCGACAATTCACCGATCCTCACACCCGCCGAAACTACTCGCCGCATCCCGCCTTGACCATCACACCTATGTGAAGGTTTCACGATTCGGTCCATGACCACCACGTCTTCCGACACACAGTCCCGTACGCGACGGACCGGCCTGCCATGGCCGGCGCTGCTGGCACTGGGGACCGCCGTCTTCATCACGAGCTTGACGGAGACTCTGCCCGCGGGTGTGCTGCCCGGCATGTCGGCCTCACTGGGCACCAGTTCAGGTGCTGCCGGCCAGGCCGTCACCGTCTATGCGGGCGGTACGGCGCTGACCGCGATCCCGCTCGCCACGGCGACGGCATCCATTCCGCGGAAGCCCCTGCTGCTCGGCGCCATGGCCGTCTTCCTGGTGGCCAACACGTTGACCGCGGCCGCACCGGGATACCTCGTCCTGCTCGCGGGCCGGTTCCTCGCCGGCGTGGCCGCGGGCCTGGCCTGGGCGATCCTGGCCGGCCATGCCCGTCGTATCGCACCTGCCGGCATGGAAGGGCGCGCCATCGCGGTGGCGATGACCGGGATCCCCGTGGCGTTGTCCTTGGGAGTTCCGGCCGGCACGCTGATCGGTGAACAGGTGGGATGGCGGGCGGCGTTCGGCGCCGTCTCCCTGGTCACTCTTGCCGTCATCGGCTGGATCGGCGTGTCCGTCCCCGGCGTGGGGCAACCCGCCACCGAACAGGCCGACACCGCCACCGCACAGGCCGACACCAGCCGTTCGAACCCCGCACCGGAGCCGGCGAAGTCGCCCCTGCGGCAGACCTTGGGGGTGCCAGGCGTCGCGCCGATCATGGCCACGGTCACGGCGTTCGTCCTCGGGCACACGATGATCTACGCCTACATCGCTCCCTACCTTCAGCACCCGGGCTCGGGTCGGCGACCGATGCGGTTCTCCTTGTCTTCGGTGTCGCGTGCCTGGTGAGTATTTGGTACGTCGGGCGCCATGTCGACCGCCGGCTACGGACTCTGATGGTCACCGGCGCGGTGCTGTTCACTCTCGCCACCGCGGCTCTTGCCGTCACGACAACACACGCGATCGTGTGGGGCGCCGCTGTTCTGTGGGGCCTCGGGTGGGGTGGTGCCCCGACCTTGTTGCAAACCGCGGCCGGACAAGCCGGAATGCGGCACAGCAGTGCTGCCGCCGACACCGCGCAAGCCATCCTCGTCACCCTCTGGAACGCGGCGATGGCCCTTGGCGGCATCGTCGGTGGTCTCCTGCTGCAGAAGTCGGGCGTCACCGCGGTCGCCGTGTCGGCCGCCGCGCTCGGGGCGGTCGGCCTGCTCGTCGTCGCCGCGGCCCGACACCACACATTCCGCGACACTCACACCACGCCACGGCCCACGCCAACGCGCCCCTGAGGGCTGAAGGGAGCGGGTGTCCGGTTGCCGCACTCCCACGGCACCATCACCCACATCGAGCGGATCGCCGCAGACCGCCACCTAGCCCCGCATGGCCACGCCCGCCACCCTGCCCGGCATCGCCACGCCCGCCACCCTGCCCGGCATCGCCACGCCCGCCACCCTGCCCGGCATCGCCACGCCCGCCACCTAGCCCCGCATCGCTACGCCCGCCACCGCCGCCACGGCGATCAGCACCGCCAGGACCACGCCGACGATCCACGGCGTGACCCGGTCCCGGGACTCCGCAGTGGGCCGCACCCGAGCCCCGGGCTCCGTGCTCCGCTCCCACCACCGCACCACCCGGTGGTAGTCCGCGTAGAAGTTCGGCGCCTGATAGACGGGGTTGTGCTGCAACCCCGGCAGCGAGCGCCGCCGCCCGTTGGTGAGGAAGACGCGCACCGCGAGCGCCTTCCCCTGCTCACCCTCGGTCTCGCGCACGTCGATCCAGCGGATCTCCCGCCAGGAGTAGGTACGGCCACCCAGGCCCCAGGAGATGAATATCCCCTCCGCGCCCACCGTGCACCGGCTCCGGTACCAGGAGAAGAAGCCGAGGCCGACGCAAAGCACGCTCCCGACGAGCACGCAGTACACGCCCGCCGCACTCAGCTGGGAGTAGGACACGAGCCATTCGGCACCGATCGCCGCCACCGCGTACGCGAAGTGCCGCCACGACAGGCGGAAAGCCCCCGGTCCCCGGAAAGAGAGTTCGTCCACGGCGCGACAGTACGCCGCGCCCTTCGCGCAGGAAACGCCACCCTTGATCCGCCTCCCGCGACCCCCCATCCTCACCTCCATGACTCCCATGAATCCCATGAATCCCCCGGCCTCCAAGGACGACACACCCACCCCCTTCCGTCCTCACGACCCCGACTTCGTCGCGAACCCCTACCCCGCGTACGCCGCGCTCCGAGCCATGGGCCGGGTGCTGCACTACGCGCCGACGGGACAGTGGCTGGTGCCCCACCACGCCGACGTGTCCGCCCTGCTGCGGGACCGCCGCCTCGGTCGGAGTTACCAACACCTCTTCACGCACGAGGAGTTCGGCCGCACGCCCCCGCCCGCCGCCCACGAGCCGTTCCACACCCTCAACGACCACGGCATGCTCGACCTGGAGCCCCCGGACCACACCCGTATCCGCCGCCTCGTCTCCCAGGCGTTCACCCCGCGCACAGTGGAGCGGCTCGCCCCGACCGTGCGGCGCCTCGCCGCGCGGCTCGTGGACGACTTCGTCGCGGCGGGCGGCGGCGACCTCGTCGCCGAGGTGGCCGAACCCCTCCCCGTCGCCGTCATCGCCGAGATGCTCGGCATCCCCGACGCCGACCGCCCCCTCCTGCGCCCCTGGTCCGCCGCGATCTGCGGCATGTACGAACTCAACCCGGGCGAGGATGCCGCCGCCCGCGCCGTGCGCGCCTCACGCGAATTCAGCTCCTATCTCAGGGAGTTGATCGCCGAGCGGCGCACCGCCCCCGGCGACGACCTGATCTCCGCGCTCATCGCGGCGTACGACGACGAGGGCGGCCCCGGCCCGGACTCCCGAGCCCGTCTCACCGAACAGGAAATGATCTCCACCTGCGTCCTGCTGCTCAACGCGGGGCACGAGGCCACCGTCAACACCACCACCAACGGCTGGTGGGCCCTGCTGCGCCACCCCGAACAGCTCGCCGCGCTCCGCGCGTCGCCGGACAAGCTGCTTCCCACCGCCATCGAGGAGTTGATGCGCTACGACACCCCGCTCCAGCTCTTCGAGCGGTGGGTGCTCGAAGACATCGAGTTCGCGGGGCAGGTCCTTCCGCGCGGCAGCGAGGTGGCGCTCCTCTTCGGGTCCGCCAACCACGACCCCGCCCGGTTCGCCGACCCCGCCGCCCTCGACCTCTCCCGCGCCGAGAACCCGCACATCTCCTTCGGCGCCGGCATTCACTACTGCCTGGGTGCCCCGTTGGCCCGGCTCGAACTACAGGCGTCCTTCAGCGAGTTGCTCGCCAAGGCGCCCCGGATGAGGCTGGCCGCCGAACCGGAGCGGGGCCCCGGGTTCGTCATCCGGGGACTCAAGGAGCTCCGGGTGGAGTGCTGAGGAAGCCGGCCACGCCGTGGCCCCCGGCCCCAGCCATGCCCACCCCCGGCCGTCCTCACCCCGCATCCCTGCCGTCCTCACCCCGCATCCCTGCCGTCCTCACCCCGCACCCCGGTCGTCCTCATCCCTCCACGTCCCGCCGCCGCAACGCCCCCACCCCCGCCGCCACCAGCACGCCCGCGATCCCCGTCAGGACGAGCACGGGTGTCCATGCCATCTCCGTACCCGGCAGCTTCGGCAGGTGACCGAAGGGGGAGAGGCGCAGGACGGGGGAGGGCAGGTTCAGGGCGGGGCCGATCCAGCCGAGGGCCAGGCACAGGCCCACCACGCCGAGCGCCGCCTGCGCGAGCTTCGGGAACGCTCCGAAGAGCAGCATCGCGAGACCCGCCAGGGTCCAGATCGCGGGGAGCTGGACCAGGCACGCGGCCAGGAGCGGGCCGAACTCCCCGCCGTGGCCGACGCCCAGGCCGAGCCCTCCGGCCGCCATGACCAGGGCCGCCCCGCCGAACGCGATCACCAGATGCCCGGCCGCCCACCGGCCCCGGCCCACCGATGCCGCGAGGACCGGTTCGGCGCGCTGTGCCGTCTCCTCGCCGTGCAGCCGCAGGACGGACGACGTGGCGTACAGGGCCGCGACCATCCCGAGAAGGCCGGCGATCGCGGCGAGGAACGCGTCGGTCGGGCCCGCCTGGCCGCCCATCCGCTGGATGATCTCGCGGGTCCGCGCGTTGTCGCCGACCAGGTCCGCCGCGCCGTCCGCCATCCCGCCGAACAGCAGCCCGGCCAGGGCGAACCCGAGGGTCCAGCCGAGCACGCCGCCGCGCTGGAGGCGCCGGGCGAGTCCGTACGCCGTCGCGATGCGGCCCTCGGCGGGGCCGGGGCGCGGCGGCATGAAGCCCATCCCGAGGTCGCGCCGCCCGGCGAGAACGTACGCCGCCCCGCCCTGCACACAGGCCGCCGCCACGATCAGCAGGAGCACCCACCACCGTTCGTCGGCGTACGGGCGGACGTTCTCGGCCCAGCCGAGCGGGGAGAGCCGGTCGAGCGCCGAGGAGGCGTCGCGGGTCGCGGTGTCCCCGGCCGCTTTCAGGAGGAACGCCGCGGCGAGGACCGCGCCGGTGAGTCCCTTGGCGAGGCGGGCGCTCTCCGTCAGCTGGGCCATGACGGCCGCCGTGCCCGCGAACAGCATCCCGACCGTGCCGATCGTCAGGCCGAGCGCCGCCGAACCCGCCGTGTTTCCGGTCGACTTGGCGAGTCCCGCCGTGATGACGACGGCCACGGACGCGTTGGCGGTCAGCGCCGCGAGCAGGGCCGAGGTGAGCGGGGCGCGCCGCCCCACCATCGCCGACGACAGCAGTTCCTGGCGCCCGGTCTCCTCTTCCTCCCGTGTGTGGCGCACGACGATCAGCAGGCTCATCACCGCCGCGAGTACGCAGCCGAACCCGCCGAAGCGCCATGCGGTGAGCCCGCCCGGCGAGTCGTCGAAGACCGGACCGTACAGCGCGCGCAGCGAGCCGTTGCCGCTCATCGAGTGGGCCACCTCGGCGCGTTGGGCGGCCGTCGTGTACACCTTCTCCAGGGTGCTCGCGCCGCTGGCGACGAGCCCGCCCAGCGCGACCGCCCACACCGGGATCATCACCCGGTCGCGGCGCAGGGCCAGCCGCAACAGGGCTCCGGTGCCCGCCAGTTCGCGCCGCGACGCCGGCGCGGTCGGCAGGGGCGCGGCCACGGCGGTCATCGCTCCACCACCTCGTCCGCCCCGGTCGTCTCCGCGCCGGTGCGCCCGGTGTAGTGCCGCAGGAACAGCTCCTCCAGGGTCGGCGGGGTGGACGTCAGGGACCGTACGCCGGACTCCGTGAACGAGCGCAGCACCGCGTCCAGCTTGTCGCTCTCGACCTGGAGCCGGACCCGCCGTCCCCGGACGTCCACGTCGTGCACCCCGGGCAGCCCGGCCAACTCGCCCGGCTCGCCCGCGAGTTCCGCCGTCACGGACGTACGGGTGAGGTGGCGCAGCTCGGCGAGCGAGCCCGTTTCCACGGTCCGGCCGCGCCGGATGATGCTCACCCGGTCGCAGAGGCTCTCCACCTCGCTGAGGAGGTGCGAGGAGAGCAGGACGGTGCGGCCCCGGTCGCGTTCCTCCTTCACACACTCCTGGAAGACCTCCTCCATCAGCGGGTCGAGGCCGGAGGTCGGCTCGTCGAGGACGAGGAGATCCACGTCGGACGCGAACGCGGCGACCAGGGCGACCTTCTGGCGGTTGCCCTTGGAGTAGGTGCGGCCCTTCTTCGTGGGGTCGAGCTCGAAGCGCTCGATGAGGTCGCGGCGGCGTGACCTGTCGAGGCGGCCGCCTCTCAACCTGCCGTACAGGTCGATGACTTCGCCGCCGGAGAGGTTGCGCCACAGGGTCACGTCGCCCGGTACGTACGCGACACGGCGGTGCAGTTCGACGGCGTCCGACCACGGGTCGCGGCCGAGCAGCCGCGCGGCGCCGGAGTCGGCGCGCAGCAGCCCGAGCAGGATCCGGATGGCGGTGGACTTCCCGGCGCCGTTGGGACCGAGGAAGCCGTGCACCTCACCGGTCTCGACGGCGAGGTCGAGACCGTCCAGCGCCTGGGTGCGGCCGAACGACTTGTGCAGTCCGGCGACCGTGATTGCCTTCGTCATGCTTTTGAACGTACGGTATTTTCACGAAGTTGTGAAGCTAAGGAAGGGTATGAAGGAGCGGATAGGGTCGGACCATGAGCAGCGAGGACACGGAACAGACATCGCAGAGGGGGCGAAAGGTGCCGGAGGTGCCGGTGGGGCGGGACGAGGATGCGGTGGGGCGGTTCGTCGAACGGTTCGCCTCCGAGCTGGCCGAGGCGGGCATGCAGCGGATGGCGGCGCGGGTGTTCGCGGCGCTGCTCGTCTCCGAGTCGGGCGCGATGACCTCGGCCGAGCTGGCCTCGGCGCTCCGGATCAGCCCGGCGGCGGTCTCGGGTGCGGTGCGCTATCTCGCGCAGGTCGACATGGTCGGCCGCGAGCGCGAGCCGGGTTCGCGGCGCGACCGGTACGTGCTGCACAACGAGCTCTGGTACGAGACCTTCACCAACCGCGACCGGGTCCTGACCCGCTGGGAGCAGGTCATGGCGGACGGCGTGGCGAGTGCGGGGGGGCCGGGGACGGCGGCGGGGGCGCGGATGGCGGAGACGGCGGAGTTCTTCGCCTTCCTGCACGGCGAACTGTCCCAGCTGATGGCCCGCTGGCGCGCCCACCGCACCACCCTGGACCTCCCGCCGCTGTAGCCCCCTGGCCCTCCTGGCTCCCTTGTCTCTCTTGTCTCTCCTGGCGGGTTTGGCTGGTCGCACAGGTCCCCGCGCCCCTGTAGGGCACCCGGTGACGGCCCGCATGGACAGCCTCAGCCCGCCCGCCCGGGGCCGGACAGGCCCTAGGTCGGCAGGACCAGCTCCCACGCCCCCGCCAGCGCCGTCCACGTACGCGTACGCACCGGCCCCCCCACCACCGCATCCGCCCGATAGCGAAATCCCCCCACCGGCCCGGAAATCGTCACCGCGCGAGCCGCCGCACGGGCCCGCTCCCCGGTGCGGCCGTGCACCACCACCTGGGCGAGCCCGTCGGCGGAGGCCACCGACACCCCCGCCACCGGCTGGTCCAGGTCACTCAGGAGCACCCCGTCCGCCTCCACCCGCAGCCGGAGCGCCATGGACGCGGCCACCGGCG
Encoded here:
- a CDS encoding ABC transporter permease — encoded protein: MTAVAAPLPTAPASRRELAGTGALLRLALRRDRVMIPVWAVALGGLVASGASTLEKVYTTAAQRAEVAHSMSGNGSLRALYGPVFDDSPGGLTAWRFGGFGCVLAAVMSLLIVVRHTREEEETGRQELLSSAMVGRRAPLTSALLAALTANASVAVVITAGLAKSTGNTAGSAALGLTIGTVGMLFAGTAAVMAQLTESARLAKGLTGAVLAAAFLLKAAGDTATRDASSALDRLSPLGWAENVRPYADERWWVLLLIVAAACVQGGAAYVLAGRRDLGMGFMPPRPGPAEGRIATAYGLARRLQRGGVLGWTLGFALAGLLFGGMADGAADLVGDNARTREIIQRMGGQAGPTDAFLAAIAGLLGMVAALYATSSVLRLHGEETAQRAEPVLAASVGRGRWAAGHLVIAFGGAALVMAAGGLGLGVGHGGEFGPLLAACLVQLPAIWTLAGLAMLLFGAFPKLAQAALGVVGLCLALGWIGPALNLPSPVLRLSPFGHLPKLPGTEMAWTPVLVLTGIAGVLVAAGVGALRRRDVEG
- a CDS encoding ABC transporter ATP-binding protein, whose protein sequence is MTKAITVAGLHKSFGRTQALDGLDLAVETGEVHGFLGPNGAGKSTAIRILLGLLRADSGAARLLGRDPWSDAVELHRRVAYVPGDVTLWRNLSGGEVIDLYGRLRGGRLDRSRRRDLIERFELDPTKKGRTYSKGNRQKVALVAAFASDVDLLVLDEPTSGLDPLMEEVFQECVKEERDRGRTVLLSSHLLSEVESLCDRVSIIRRGRTVETGSLAELRHLTRTSVTAELAGEPGELAGLPGVHDVDVRGRRVRLQVESDKLDAVLRSFTESGVRSLTSTPPTLEELFLRHYTGRTGAETTGADEVVER
- a CDS encoding GbsR/MarR family transcriptional regulator; protein product: MSSEDTEQTSQRGRKVPEVPVGRDEDAVGRFVERFASELAEAGMQRMAARVFAALLVSESGAMTSAELASALRISPAAVSGAVRYLAQVDMVGREREPGSRRDRYVLHNELWYETFTNRDRVLTRWEQVMADGVASAGGPGTAAGARMAETAEFFAFLHGELSQLMARWRAHRTTLDLPPL